The Panthera tigris isolate Pti1 chromosome F3, P.tigris_Pti1_mat1.1, whole genome shotgun sequence genome includes a window with the following:
- the PIGR gene encoding polymeric immunoglobulin receptor, with product MKLLFFTCLLAVFPVVSMKSPIFGPQEVSSVEGGSASITCYYPATSVNRHTRKYWCRQGAKGRCTTLISSEGYISKDYEGRAKLTNFPENSTFVVNIGHLTRNDSGRYKCGLGISSRGLNFDVSLEVGQGPGVGDDTEVYIADLGGTVTINCPFKSENSEKRKSVCKKTGQLCVLVTDSSGYVNPNYSNRTDIDIDGTSQVTFSFIIKRIQLSDAGIYVCQAGDDSSNDKHNVDLQVLKPEPELLYGDLRGSVTFDCALGSEVADVSKFLCRMSKGEDCDVVINTLGKKSKDFEGRILLTPRSQGFFSVHITGLRKEDAGYYLCGAHSDGQPHEGSPTQIWQLFVNEETTMPQSPSVVKGVVGGSVAVLCPYNPKETDSLKYWCRWEDTQNGRCQQLVESEGLVNEQYEGRLALYKEPGNGTYTVLLNQLTNEDAGFYWCLTSGDTRWRSTVELKIVEGEPSLKAPKNVTAWVGETFKLPCHFPCKYYSYEKYWCKWSNRGCKTLPTQDDGPSQAFVNCDQKSQIISLTLSPVAKEDEGWYWCGVKEGHRYGETMAVYVAVEERVRGSQDVSQVRAAPGEEEVESSVRKTENKVVQDPRLSVEDRPVKDTGDLAGESRASVDTDSSAGQGRSSKVLVSTLVPLGLVLALGAVVVGVLRARHRKNVDRISVRSYRTDISMSDFENSREFGANDNMGASQVTQETSLGGKDEFSATTGNTMETEEPKKPKRSSKEEADMAYTAFLLQTNNMAADVQGAPSEA from the exons ATGAAGCTCCTCTTCTTCACCTGCCTGCTGGCGGTTTTCCCAG TGGTCTCTATGAAGAGTCCCATATTTGGTCCCCAGGAGGTGAGCAGTGTGGAAGGTGGCTCAGCATCCATCACATGCTACTATCCGGCCACCTCTGTCAATCGGCATACCCGGAAGTACTGGTGCCGGCAGGGAGCCAAGGGCCGCTGCACAACCCTCATCTCTTCGGAGGGCTACATCTCCAAGGATTACGAGGGCAGAGCCAAGCTCACCAACTTCCCCGAGAACAGCACATTTGTGGTCAACATTGGCCATCTCACCCGGAATGACTCTGGACGCTACAAGTGTGGTCTGGGCATTAGTAGCCGAGGCCTCAACTTTGATGTGAGCCTGGAGGTCGGCCAGG GTCCTGGGGTCGGAGATGACACTGAAGTCTACATAGCTGACTTGGGCGGAACAGTGACCATTAACTGCCCTTTCAAGTCCGAAAATTCTGAGAAAAGGAAGTCTGTGTGCAAGAAGACAGGCCAGCTCTGTGTCCTAGTCACTGACTCCAGTGGGTATGTGAACCCCAACTATAGCAACAGAACAGACATCGATATTGATGGTACCAGTCAAGTAACGTTCAGTTTCATTATCAAACGAATCCAGCTCAGCGATGCTGGGATATACGTCTGCCAGGCTGGGGATGATTCCAGTAACGATAAGCACAATGTTGACCTCCAAGTGCTGAAGCCTGAGCCTGAACTGCTTTATGGAGACCTGAGGGGTTCAGTGACCTTTGACTGTGCCCTGGGCTCTGAGGTGGCAGATGTGTCCAAATTTCTGTGCCgaatgagcaaaggggaagacTGCGACGTGGTCATCAACACCCTGGGGAAGAAGTCTAAGGATTTTGAGGGCAGGATCCTGCTCACTCCCAGGAGCCAAGGCTTCTTTAGTGTGCATATCACTGGCCTGAGGAAAGAGGATGCAGGGTACTACCTGTGTGGAGCCCACTCTGATGGCCAACCTCATGAAGGCTCACCCACTCAGATATGGCAACTCTTTGTCAATGAAG AGACCACGATGCCCCAGAGTCCCTCTGTGGTGAAAGGTGTGGTCGGAGGCTCCGTGGCAGTGCTTTGCCCCTACAACCCTAAGGAAACAGATAGCCTAAAGTACTGGTGTCGCTGGGAAGACACTCAAAATGGCCGCTGCCAGCAGCTGGTAGAGAGTGAGGGGCTGGTTAATGAACAGTATGAGGGCAGGCTCGCGCTATACAAAGAGCCAGGCAATGGCACCTATACAGTCCTACTCAACCAGCTCACCAATGAGGACGCTGGCTTCTACTGGTGTCTGACCAGTGGCGATACTCGCTGGAGGTCCACAGTGGAGCTCAAGATTGTCGAAG gaGAACCCAGCCTCAAGGCACCCAAGAACGTCACTGCTTGGGTGGGAGAGACTTTCAAGCTCCCCTGCCACTTCCCGTGCAAATACTACTCCTATGAGAAATACTGGTGCAAGTGGAGTAACAGAGGGTGCAAGACCCTGCCCACCCAAGATGATGGCCCCAGCCAGGCCTTCGTGAACTGTGACCAGAAGAGCCAGATAATTTCCCTGACCCTGAGCCCAGTTGCCAAGGAGGATGAAGGCTGGTACTGGTGCGGGGTGAAGGAAGGCCACCGATACGGGGAGACCATGGCTGTCTATGTGGCAGTCGAGGAGAGGGTAAGGG GGTCCCAAGATGTCAGCCAAGTGAGGGCTGCTCCTGGTGAAGAAGAAGTAGAGTCAAGTGTCAGGAAGACTGAGAACAAAGTGGTTCAGGATCCCAGGCTTTCTGTGGAGGACAGACCAGTGAAGGATACTGGAGACCTTGCTGGTGAGAGCAGAGCATCCGTGGACACGGACAG CTCTGCGGGACAAGGCAGGAGCTCCAAAGTTCTTGTCTctaccctggtgcccctgggCCTGGTGCTGGCACTGGGGGCCGTGGTAGTGGGGGTGCTCAGAGCACGGCACAGGAAGAATGTTG ACCGGATTTCGGTTAGAAGCTACAGGACAGACATTAGCATGTCGGACTTCGAGAACTCCAGGGAATTTGGTGCCAATGACAACATGGGAGCCTCTCAAGTCACTCAGGAAACATCTCTTGGAGGAAAAGATG AGTTCAGCGCCACCACCGGGAATACCATGGAGACGGAAGAACCCAAGAAGCCCAAAAGG TCCTCCAAGGAGGAAGCTGATATGGCCTACACTGCCTTCTTGCTCCAGACCAACAACATGGCTGCCGACGTCCAGGGGGCACCCAGTGAAGCCTAG